The Helicobacter ganmani genome includes the window ACAAAGATGTAGAAATGCTTAAGCATTCACTTTCTGAACGTTACAAAATTATGCCACGTCGCTTAACAGGCAACTCTAAAAAATGGCAAGAGCGCGTAGAAGTCGCAATCAAACGCGCTAGACAAATGGCATTAATTCCTTATATTGTAGATAGAAAAAGAGTAGTTGAGAACCCTTTCAAAATCTAATCTTAACCTACTTAAACGCACACAATCATTTGTTGTTGTGTGTCCTCGCGAGACTTCATAGAAGTTGTAGCACACACTTTATCCTTGCGAGAACTGCAACGCAATTCTTTCACCGCGTCCTTACAAAAACCTAAAGGTTTTTGTGGCGTGCATTTGCGATTCTACCCTGCGTCATTGTGAGAATGCGTAGCGTTCTTGGCAATCTACAATCTCGTGAAAATAGAATCTCACAGAAATTTTTACAATACAATCGCAAAAACTAAAAAGCTACATTTCACAACAACTATGTTACTATTTTATCCAGTCAAACAATAATTTTGCAAAATCCGATTCTTTTGTTTGCAATTCTTACAAACTTCCGATACACTGAAACCTAAAAACAAGGAAAAATAATGGGATTAAACCTACTCTATTGCGCGGCACAAGTAGGACTTGAAGCAAAAATCGTGGAAGTAGAAGTAAGCTTTACGCGTGCATTGCCCTCTTTTAGCATTACAGGGCTTGCGGGTAATGCGATTCAAGAATCCAAACAACGCGTGCAGTCCTCTTTGCTCGCAAACAACTTTAAATTTCCTCCGCTCAAAATCAATGTTAATCTTTCTCCATCGGATATCCCAAAGCAAGGGAGTTTTTATGACTTGCCTATTGCCTTGCTTATCGCACTCAATGGCACTTGCGACCTCAACGAAATCACGCAACAAAATACAGATTCCAAACCCCCAAAAATCTTTGCCTTTGGAGAACTTGGGTTAGATGGGCGTATCAAGGATAGCCCCTCTATCTATCCTCTACTTTTTTCTCTGTTAAGCAAGCAATCCAATTCCCTCTTTTTATTGCCCAAAGTTGCACAAGAATTTTATTCCAAGCTTCCAAACCTTAAAGCCTATTATGTAGATTGCCTCCAAGACGCCATTGCAACTTTACAAAACTTACCGCCTTTAGAATCGCACTCTTGCGACTTACCCTTTTTGCATCAAGAAATTGCGGGAGAAAAATATTATTACACACAAGAATTTCCACTTGATTTTTATGATATTATTGGACAGGAACGCGCCAAACGCGCCGCACTCATCGCAGCTTGTGGATTCCACAATCTCTTGCTTGAAGGCAGTGCCGGGAGTGGCAAAAGTATGATTGCTACAAGGATTCCTTATATTTTGCCGCCTTTGAGGCTCTATGAAATCTTGCAAATGGCTGCCAACACACTTGAAATCTCTCCGCATAGACCCTTTCGTAATCCACACAATAGCGCAACCAAAGCTGCTATTTTGGGAAGTGCCGTGGGGCAAAATATCAAGCCGGGTGAAATTGGTATGGCACATCTTGGAGTTTTGTTTTTAGACGAGTTACCCCACTTTCCAAAAAGCGTTTTGGAATCCTTGCGCGAGCCATTGCAAAATCATTATTTTACTATTTCGCGCTTGCAGGCAAAAATCACTTGTCCTACAAATTTTATGTTTATTGGTGCGATGAATCCTTGCCCTTGTGGCAATCTCTTAAGCCTTAGCAAGGAGTGCCGCTGCAACCAAAAAGAAATTAACGCCTATAAAACCAAAATTTCCGAGCCATTTTGGGATAGATTGGATTTATTTGTGCAAATGCAAGAGGGCAAACAAAGCGCACATAGAGTGAATTCTCTTACCTTGCAAGATTTCATTTTACAAGCCTTTTTGTTCCAAAAACAGCGCGGACAAACTTGCCTTAACTCCCGCTTACAAGGCGCAGAATTAGAAAAATATTGCGTGTTAGATTCTAAAACAAAAGAAACACTAGAAATTGCTTGCGAAAAATTCGGAATCTCCAAGCGCGGACGCGATAAAATCTTGCGTGTAGCGCGCACGATTGCGGATTTAGACTCCTCTGCAAAGATTCAAAAAGAACATTTGTTAGAATCTCTAAGCTTCCGCAAAATATGATTATCTGCCTTGTCATTGCGAGATTCTGTAAGGAATCGTAGCAATCTATAATCTTGCATATAGGAATCTTTACAACGAAATCTTTTGAGTATGCTTGATTATGGATTGCTTCACTACGCTCGTAAGGACGCGAGGATAAGTTTTTAGAATCTCAAAGACGAGACTCCACTTTATCGTTATATTTTAGTAGAATTTTTACGCGAAGCATTGATTTTTTTACTTTCTTGCAAAAAATTTGACGCGCTATCTGCATTGCCTTTAAAAAGCTTTTCTGGCACATAGATTCTAAACTCTCTGTGGAGTCTTTTAGATTTTGAGGAAAGTTTAACTTACTTTTTTCTGCGCTCATCATTGATTTTTTGGACTTTGATTAGCACTTCTACCATTGCTTGATACAATGTCTCTGGAATCTCCATATCCAAATCTACATCTTTATACAAAGCACGCGCTAAAGGGGGATTTTCTATGATTGGGATTTCATATTCCTTTGCGACTTCTTTAATGCGCTGGGCTAAGAAATCTGCACCTTTGGCTAGCACACGCGGTGCG containing:
- the rpsR gene encoding 30S ribosomal protein S18, whose protein sequence is MAEKKRYSKRYCRYTEAKIDFIDYKDVEMLKHSLSERYKIMPRRLTGNSKKWQERVEVAIKRARQMALIPYIVDRKRVVENPFKI
- a CDS encoding YifB family Mg chelatase-like AAA ATPase gives rise to the protein MGLNLLYCAAQVGLEAKIVEVEVSFTRALPSFSITGLAGNAIQESKQRVQSSLLANNFKFPPLKINVNLSPSDIPKQGSFYDLPIALLIALNGTCDLNEITQQNTDSKPPKIFAFGELGLDGRIKDSPSIYPLLFSLLSKQSNSLFLLPKVAQEFYSKLPNLKAYYVDCLQDAIATLQNLPPLESHSCDLPFLHQEIAGEKYYYTQEFPLDFYDIIGQERAKRAALIAACGFHNLLLEGSAGSGKSMIATRIPYILPPLRLYEILQMAANTLEISPHRPFRNPHNSATKAAILGSAVGQNIKPGEIGMAHLGVLFLDELPHFPKSVLESLREPLQNHYFTISRLQAKITCPTNFMFIGAMNPCPCGNLLSLSKECRCNQKEINAYKTKISEPFWDRLDLFVQMQEGKQSAHRVNSLTLQDFILQAFLFQKQRGQTCLNSRLQGAELEKYCVLDSKTKETLEIACEKFGISKRGRDKILRVARTIADLDSSAKIQKEHLLESLSFRKI